The Heliorestis convoluta genome includes the window TCTTCCTCCGTAAGTACAGCGAATTAAGCGATGGCCAGAAATATCGCTTTCAACTTGCTAAGTTACTAGAATCAAATGCCAACTGCTACTTCATTGACGAATATTGTGCTTTGTTAGACCGAGAGACTGCAAAAGTAGTCTCTTTTAATATACAAAAAATCTGCCGTAAACTAGGCAAGACCTTGATTGTTGCCACAGCCCACACCGACCTTGCCGATGATTTACTACCTAACTTGCTAATCCGAAAAGGTTTAGAAAATGATGTTCAGGTGGAATATCGTAAAGTCCGAGAAAACCCACAATGCTCCCTCGTCGAAAAGCTAGAGCTGCTACCAGCTACCCTTGAAGATTACTACGTCCTATCCCGTTTTCATTATCGCCAAAGAAAAGTACAAGCCGTTCAAGAAATCTACAAACTGGTCAACGGCAAGGAAATTGTAGGTGTTATCGTCTACGTCTACCCACCACTCGCTCTCGCAGGCCGTAACGTCGTAACCAGCCGGTATAAAGCAGCAACCAGCGAAGTAGCTCGTTTAATCAATCAAGAAGTTACAATGATTAGCCGGGTTGTTCTTCATCCGAAATATCGTGGCATTGGCCTTGGTACAAAGCTAATCAAAGATACTATGCCGTTAACAAGCAAGCGATATGTAGAAGCTCTGACGGTCATGGGCCGATATAACCCTTTTAACGAAAAAGCTGGCCTTCGCAAAGTAGAGTACGAAACGAAAGATCGTTATAAAAAAGTAAGAAACCAACTCATTCTGCTTGGCTGGGATATGAAGATGGCTTCCACACGTCAATACAACCTCGATAAACTCAACGATCTCGACGAAGCTACCTACAAACTTCTGGCCGACCAAATCGTAACCAAAGTCCTGCAAGGTAGAACTTACTGTGTCCGTGGTGGTGGGCGTAAAGGGAAAGTCA containing:
- a CDS encoding ABC transporter ATP-binding protein; amino-acid sequence: MASVKYEISKRFTMESPITSRTLAISEAFGISLDDEQTFTVYDNEEITITTGDIVYITGDSGSGKSILLRELKQRIPNGISNSELTINSDQPIIEAVGKDLEEAMYLLSLVGLNDAFIFLRKYSELSDGQKYRFQLAKLLESNANCYFIDEYCALLDRETAKVVSFNIQKICRKLGKTLIVATAHTDLADDLLPNLLIRKGLENDVQVEYRKVRENPQCSLVEKLELLPATLEDYYVLSRFHYRQRKVQAVQEIYKLVNGKEIVGVIVYVYPPLALAGRNVVTSRYKAATSEVARLINQEVTMISRVVLHPKYRGIGLGTKLIKDTMPLTSKRYVEALTVMGRYNPFNEKAGLRKVEYETKDRYKKVRNQLILLGWDMKMASTRQYNLDKLNDLDEATYKLLADQIVTKVLQGRTYCVRGGGRKGKVKDGSDFMKEEVASMIKEIVPKEKVYLIWENPDWNMEAVG